Sequence from the Exiguobacterium aurantiacum genome:
CAAACGGACAAGAAAGAATTCCCGCAAACGATTTTCCTCGATGAGGCGTCGAGTATGTTCAAACGGTTCTTCCAAGTCCAAGAGACGACGCTCCGTCAACTCGACGATGAGAACACGGACCCGATGTTGCTCGCACCGATTATCGTAGACGGCACAACCCGTGAAGTCGTCGTCATCAAGCGGCTACCGCTTCGGAAATTGACGACCGATGATTTGCACGTCCTCAACATCCTCTTCTCCTGGATCGGGACGCGCATTCAAAACGCCGAGAACCTGATTCGCAAAGAGCAACACGAGAAGATGCATAAAGGCACTTCGTTTTATAAGAAAGAGGCGTTCACGGAACTCGTGGCCATCCAAGAGCAAAAGAAACTTCACCACGGACAGCCCTATATCGTGCTCGATTATGCGCTCGGCTATGAACCGGTCTCACTCGAGAGTATCGAGGCCATCGTCCATTCGTATTTGCGGGAAATTGATGTCGTCGGGTATGACCCGGAGGAGAACAAGCTATTGCTGTTACTCCCGGGAACGAGTGAGGAACACCGTCAACGAATCTATGACCGGATCGAAGGGATTTTGATCCAGAAGGGAGTGTGACGGCATGGAATCCACTATTCGTCTCGGGTTGATTGGGATTTATGTCGCTCATGCCCTGCTCGCCTTCGTCTTGTTGATCGCGTTGAAACGAAAATTGAAAGCGCCGGATTATGGTGTGGCGGTGGCTGCCCTCAGCTTCGGTCTATTCTTACCGTTTCTGGCTGAACTTGCCGTCTATGCGGTGTATCGGCTTGCTGAACGGTTCGGACGGAGCGGGCTGATCGAAGACTATGACGATTACATCGACTTCAAGGTCGTCAACTATGAACAGATTCGTCACGAGGCGAGCACCAGCAGCCATCTATTACCGCTCAACGACGCCATCAATTCCAAAGATCCGGCCATCCGCAAACATTCAATTTTGACGCACGTCAACCAATCGATTGACCATCAAGGGAAATATTTGCAGATGGGACTCGAGAGCACGGACAGCGAGACCGTCCATTATGCGGCGGCGACGATGAACATCTTGATTGATCAATACGAACAAGAGCTAAAACTGGCGAAACGGGAGTATGACCTCGGCAATCCAGACACGATTCGACGGCTCGCGACGATTTATAAACGCATGATCCATAGCGAGCTCATCACCGAAGTCATGCTGAAGGACAAGCGAGGAGCTTGGCTCGAGGAATTGCTGAAAGCGAAGACGCTTTATCCGCCCTCGCCATGGATTTACGAGGATTTGAACGAGATTTATCTTACGTTAGAGCGTCCGAAAGAACAATTGAACATCTTGAAGGAGTACGTCCATCATTTTCCGGAACGGATCGAGGCTCATCTGATGCTCATCAACTATTATTATGAGCGCGAACGTTGGAATGAAGTGAAAGCAGTCATGTTTATGATGCAGACCCAGTTCTCACTTGAGGATGTGCCGTATGAGTACCGACTGCTGTTTGAAGAATGGAGTGACACGACATCATGGAAAAACGAACTGTAATCTCATTCTCGCTCTTCATCGTCTTATTTTTAGTCATCGTCGGTGCGATTCAATACTTACGGATTCACTCGTTGCACACGTTGTTGCCAAACGTCGCCGAGCAAAGGATGAACATCGACCAATTGAAGAGCAACGCTTCAGCGAAAGCTGGAGAACATCAACTTCAAATTTATCTCGTCCGGGATGAGGGCGATTTAGCGGTCGGGACGGCAGACAACCTGCTACACGGCCTGCAGTATGCGAAGCTTGACGTTCGTGAAGTGAGTCCTGGTGCCGTCGGAGCGATTTCTCCCTCTCCGTACACCATCATTATTTTCACGGGTGAAAGCACTGAGCGCTGGCCATTCGTCGAGATGAAACGTTACGTTGAACAAGGGGGGAACCTCGTGTTTGCGAATCGGTTCAAAGACCCGGCGTGGAATGCGTTGACCGGGATCGAAGAAATCGGTGAGTATGTGCCGGACGTATACGGCTTGAACTTCGAGGAGACGATTTTCCCGGGCTATGTCGACTTGAACCCGCCGGACGATTTGTTTGTCCATAGCGTCGTCGATTTCGCCATCGCGGATGAAGCCAACGTCATGTTGTCCGCTGAAGGTTTCCCGATCCTTTGGGAATACGAAGTCGGCGACGGGAATGTCCTCTATTGGAACACGACGATCACCGATCAAAAGATGATCCGCGGGTTGTTCGTCCAGACGCTCGGTACGATGCCGCCGGCGTTCGTCACGGCACAAGCAGCCGTCAAACTCATGTACATCGACGATTTCCCGGCACCAGTCATGGATGGGAAGATGAAAGACGTCTCTGCGACCCCCCTCGATAAATCGGTCAAAGATTTCTTCGCCGAGGATTGGTGGGAAGACATGGTTGATTTGGCGGAAGACGATGATTTGATTTACACGGGGGCTATGATCGGGACGTATGAAGAAGAGATGGAGCTCGTCGACGAACAGTTGATTAAACGTGGCGAGTTCCCGATGCTCTACTTCGGTCGAAAATTGATTGCCCACGGTGGGGAGATTGGACTCCATGGTTATAACCACCAGTCGCTCGTCACCGCCGATGAACCGATCGATCCAACGTATGGATATATTCCTTGGAAGGATAAGGATGAGATGAAACGGTCGTTATTGCAAGCCGAATCCGTGTTTGCAAATTATTTCCCGGACGAGACGCTCAAGTCATACGTCCCGCCGTCGAACGCGCTCAACCGGACAGGGGTCGATGCGATTGCCGAGGCGCTGCCGGAACTTCGTACGATCGCCTCACTCTATACGGGGGAACCGGAGAGCGGGGACTTCGTGCAAGAGTTCGAATTTGATGCAGCGCATCCAAACTTGTATCACTTTCCGCGCGTGACGAGTGATTATGGGGAAGAGCGCGGATCGATTTTCCAAATGGTCGACGCGATCGCCAATTTCGGTGTGTTTTCACACTTCATTCACCCCGATGATGTCATCGACCCAGACCGGGCCTTTGGTCGGGACTGGGATACGATGTTCGCGAGTCTGCGTAAAATCGTCCACGATGTGAAGGATCAATATCCGCACCTCGAGGCGTATACACAGCACTACGCGACCGAAAAGATGATCACCTACCAACAAGCTGATTTGAACGTCACGTTTGATGAGTCGACCATCTATTTAGCCGGGGAAGGGCTCATCAACCCGTCCCACTTCACGATTCGTCTCAAACCAGGACAGTCACTTGAGACAGGAGAGTTCGATTTCGGGACGGTCGAACAGTGGGAAGCCGACCGTCCACTTTATCTCGTCAAACTGACATCGGCGAACGCTGAAATCGCCATCAAAGGGGGAGCGCAATGAGAATCGGACTCGTATTAGAAGGGAGTTATCCGTACGTGAGCGGGGGCGTCTCAAGTTGGACGCAGACGTTGATCGAGGCGATGCCCGAGGTGTCGTTTGAAATCATCTCGATTCAACCGACCGAGAAACGGCCGGAAGACATGAAATACGCGCTTCCTGCGAACGTCTCCGGCATTACCCATCTATATTTGACCGACGTGGGTGAGCGAGCGAAAGGACGATTGAAGTGGGGTGCTGAGGATGAACAGAACGTATCGGATTGGCTCATGTTGAAGAGTCCGAACCGACAAGCGCTCCGTTTGCTCGGGAAAGAAGTGCCCTCGAGTCAGGCATTTTTCGCAAGTGAGTTCTTTTGGAGAAATGTGAAGGCGGCATACGCGGAAGAGATGAACGGCGGATCGTTCATCGACTATTTCTGGATGTGGCAAAGCATGTATACCCCGATTTTACGGGTGCTCCATCAGCCGCTCCCGAAAGTCGACCTCGTCCACTCCGTTTCGACAGGGTATGCCGGCGTGGTCGCCTCCTACATGAAAGAGACGCAAGGGATTCCGTTCATATTGACCGAACACGGCATTTACTCGCGTGAACGCGAAGAAGAGATTTTACAGTCGTATTGGATACCCGCGCCATATAAGCCGAGATGGGTCCGTTTCTTCCATCACTTGTCGCGTGAAGCTTATAATGCGGCCGATGAAATCATCACCTTGTTCGAACGGAATCGTGAATATCAAGAATGGATCGGTGCCCCGAGCGAGAAGACAAAAATCATCGCCAATGGCATCGCCGACCGTCAAATTCAAGCGACGGTCGATCGTACGGAGCACGATTTCTTTCAAATCGGCGCCATCGTCCGCTTGGTCCCGATCAAAGACTTGAAGACGATGATTTACGCCGCCAAGATTTTGCAGGAGCGGCATCGCCTGTTCAAACTGACGATCATGGGTCCGCTCGATGAGGATGAAGAGTATGCGGAGGAGTGCCGGCTGCTCATCGAACAGAGCGGATTGACCGATTATGTCGAGCTCGTTGGGAAAGTGGACGTTCAAGCTTATTTGCCGACATTCGATTTACTGCTGTTGACGAGCATCTCGGAAGGGCAGCCGCTCGCAATCCTCGAAGGCATGGCCGCGGGGATTCCATGGGTCGCAACCGATGTCGGTGCTTGCTCCGAACTTCTGTATGGCCGAGAAGATGATCCGTTCGGACCGGCTGGATTTATCGTGCCCCCGGTTCATCCGGAAGCGGTCGCGGACAAGGTCGAGTGGATGATGGATTATCCGCAGGAACGGATGCGTTTCGGTAAGAACGGGCGGGAGCGGGTCCGCCAATACTATCGTCTCCAACAAGTCGTGGACCGCTACAAAGCCATCTATGAAACGAGGAGGGAACAGTATGGCGGGCATCGGGTTTAAGTTGCAGAAGTTGTTCCAAGAAGACTACTATTCGTCCAGGTTGAAGGCGTACACGTTCTCAGGACTCGTCACGTCCGGACCGTGGTTGATTGTCATCTTGGTCGTCGGGACGATTCAATGGTTGGCGTTCCAGATGCCGACGTTGTCTCTCGCCGAGCGGACGCTTTTCATGATCTCGGTCTCGTATGCGTTCATCTTCTCGCAAATTTTGTTCAGCTTCCAACAGCTCGTCGTGACACGATATGTGGCGGACTTGTTTTACGAGAAGAAAGCGCACGAGATTTTCCCGGTCTTCACCGGGATGCTCAAAGTGACGATTCTCGCGGCGGCCATCCTGTACAGTATCTTCTGGATGTTGTCCCCGCTCGATTTTCTGTACAAACTGACGTTGTTCGTCTTGTTCATGACGATCAACGTCATCTGGGTCATGTT
This genomic interval carries:
- the pelF gene encoding GT4 family glycosyltransferase PelF, with protein sequence MRIGLVLEGSYPYVSGGVSSWTQTLIEAMPEVSFEIISIQPTEKRPEDMKYALPANVSGITHLYLTDVGERAKGRLKWGAEDEQNVSDWLMLKSPNRQALRLLGKEVPSSQAFFASEFFWRNVKAAYAEEMNGGSFIDYFWMWQSMYTPILRVLHQPLPKVDLVHSVSTGYAGVVASYMKETQGIPFILTEHGIYSREREEEILQSYWIPAPYKPRWVRFFHHLSREAYNAADEIITLFERNREYQEWIGAPSEKTKIIANGIADRQIQATVDRTEHDFFQIGAIVRLVPIKDLKTMIYAAKILQERHRLFKLTIMGPLDEDEEYAEECRLLIEQSGLTDYVELVGKVDVQAYLPTFDLLLLTSISEGQPLAILEGMAAGIPWVATDVGACSELLYGREDDPFGPAGFIVPPVHPEAVADKVEWMMDYPQERMRFGKNGRERVRQYYRLQQVVDRYKAIYETRREQYGGHRV
- a CDS encoding DUF2194 domain-containing protein, which encodes MEKRTVISFSLFIVLFLVIVGAIQYLRIHSLHTLLPNVAEQRMNIDQLKSNASAKAGEHQLQIYLVRDEGDLAVGTADNLLHGLQYAKLDVREVSPGAVGAISPSPYTIIIFTGESTERWPFVEMKRYVEQGGNLVFANRFKDPAWNALTGIEEIGEYVPDVYGLNFEETIFPGYVDLNPPDDLFVHSVVDFAIADEANVMLSAEGFPILWEYEVGDGNVLYWNTTITDQKMIRGLFVQTLGTMPPAFVTAQAAVKLMYIDDFPAPVMDGKMKDVSATPLDKSVKDFFAEDWWEDMVDLAEDDDLIYTGAMIGTYEEEMELVDEQLIKRGEFPMLYFGRKLIAHGGEIGLHGYNHQSLVTADEPIDPTYGYIPWKDKDEMKRSLLQAESVFANYFPDETLKSYVPPSNALNRTGVDAIAEALPELRTIASLYTGEPESGDFVQEFEFDAAHPNLYHFPRVTSDYGEERGSIFQMVDAIANFGVFSHFIHPDDVIDPDRAFGRDWDTMFASLRKIVHDVKDQYPHLEAYTQHYATEKMITYQQADLNVTFDESTIYLAGEGLINPSHFTIRLKPGQSLETGEFDFGTVEQWEADRPLYLVKLTSANAEIAIKGGAQ
- a CDS encoding tetratricopeptide repeat protein, whose amino-acid sequence is MESTIRLGLIGIYVAHALLAFVLLIALKRKLKAPDYGVAVAALSFGLFLPFLAELAVYAVYRLAERFGRSGLIEDYDDYIDFKVVNYEQIRHEASTSSHLLPLNDAINSKDPAIRKHSILTHVNQSIDHQGKYLQMGLESTDSETVHYAAATMNILIDQYEQELKLAKREYDLGNPDTIRRLATIYKRMIHSELITEVMLKDKRGAWLEELLKAKTLYPPSPWIYEDLNEIYLTLERPKEQLNILKEYVHHFPERIEAHLMLINYYYERERWNEVKAVMFMMQTQFSLEDVPYEYRLLFEEWSDTTSWKNEL
- a CDS encoding GAF domain-containing protein, giving the protein MFALLIGIDLFFSLGTIQNELNLFYVAAILFALRYGTIFGLISFGILLLYKVLYTGLIGGDIFLLFYDTNSLLTLFYYFAITVIVGLFSTSFRERYEIGQFRNEELKDENTYLKETVDLLNTSQTTLRQKLLQSEYSLNQLYELAVSLDLPHPELIRSETIRLLKKTFLASDVAIYHVDRSQKSMRLLIRQTDKKEFPQTIFLDEASSMFKRFFQVQETTLRQLDDENTDPMLLAPIIVDGTTREVVVIKRLPLRKLTTDDLHVLNILFSWIGTRIQNAENLIRKEQHEKMHKGTSFYKKEAFTELVAIQEQKKLHHGQPYIVLDYALGYEPVSLESIEAIVHSYLREIDVVGYDPEENKLLLLLPGTSEEHRQRIYDRIEGILIQKGV